Proteins encoded within one genomic window of Gadus chalcogrammus isolate NIFS_2021 chromosome 6, NIFS_Gcha_1.0, whole genome shotgun sequence:
- the prdm8b gene encoding PR domain zinc finger protein 8b — GEERVWTGGDSKAVQCLTNIFTSVFTTCDVPENALFGPCVLSHTTLYDSIAFIALKSTDKRTAPYIFRVDTSAASSSAEGVMWLRLVQSARDPEEQNLEAYVKNGQLFYRSLRRVHKDEELLVWYGRELLDLLGLRETTDPPIRAKGSTAHTCPDCSQRFLFDFPFLSHLRFRCTKRLQTPPTTPTDTTTDPRPPSEGVDPSGPPGGGTPGRSSPKPLPGPPDAIKPATDFHNLARDLERSRRGPPSDREAEVHSSGKRKYPDALGPPGAALPGPKSKEELATSALNYRGAYGLDDSPRAPSPVVGPPTTGDAGPGAKRSAFTEVRKSSQGLKSSRSTQSSNLENQESGGGRPGSRTPDKHLNMRQVLSETQPTQAQPPPSPFPSLAQQGAGSRAERKSAFSQPSRSSSFSQISSLLAPKLLDSSARMELGPGPMKQGPFVYAAATAFWPKTSGPVPIQLPSALTLLPPSFTSLCLPAQNWCAKCNASFRMTSDLVYHMRSHHKKEFAVEPLVRRRREEKLRCPICNEAFRERHHLSRHMTSHN; from the exons GGTGAGGAGCGGGTCTGGACCGGGGGGGACTCCAAGGCGGTCCAGTGTTTAACGAACATCTTCACGAGCGTGTTCACCACGTGTGACGTCCCGGAGAACGCGCTGTTCGGCCCGTGCGTGCTGagccacaccacgctctacgaCAGCATCGCTTTCATCGCCCTCAAGTCCACCGACAAGCGGACGGCGCCCTACATCTTTCGG gtggatACCTCGGCCGCCAGTAGCTCGGCGGAGGGGGTGATGTGGCTCCGGTTGGTCCAGTCGGCTCGGGACCCGGAGGAGCAGAACCTCGAGGCCTACGTGAAGAACGGCCAGCTGTTCTACCGGTCGCTGCGCCGCGTGCACAAGGACGAGGAGCTGCTCGTGTGGTACGGCCGGGAGCTGCTGGACCTGCTGGGGCTGCGCGAGACCACGGACCCGCCAATCAGGGCCAAGG GCTCGACCGCCCACACCTGCCCCGACTGCAGCCAGCGCTTCCTGTTTGACTTCCCCTTCCTGTCTCACCTGAGGTTCCGCTGCACCAAGCGTctccagaccccccccacgacccccaccgacaccaccactgacccccggccccccagcgAGGGGGTGGACCCCTCGGGGCCCCCAGGAGGCGGGACCCCTGGGCGGTCCAGCCCCAAGCCCCTGCCCGGCCCCCCTGATGCCATCAAGCCCGCCACAGACTTCCACAACCTGGCTCGGGACCTGGAGCGGAGCCGGCGGGGCCCGCCCAGCGACCGCGAGGCCGAGGTCCACAGCTCCGGGAAGAGGAAGTACCCCGACGCCTTGGGACCCCCGGGGGCTGCCCTGCCGGGGCCAAAATCCAAAGAGGAGCTGGCCACCTCCGCCCTCAACTACCGAGGGGCCTACGGGCTGGACGACAGCCCCCGGGCCCCCTCCCCGGTGGTGGGGCCCCCCACCACCGGGGATGCGGGTCCCGGGGCCAAGCGCAGTGCTTTCACAGAGGTGAGGAAGTCCTCGCAGGGCCTGAAGTCCTCCAGGAGCACCCAGAGTTCGAACCTGGAGAACCAGGAGTCAGGGGGGGGGCGCCCGGGCAGCCGGACCCCCGACAAGCACCTCAACATGAGGCAGGTCCTGTCAGAGACCCAGCCCACCCAGGCCCAGCCCCCCCCAAGCCCCTTCCCCTCGCTGGCTCAGCAGGGGGCGGGCAGCAGAGCAGAGCGGAAGAGCGCCTTCAGCCagccctcccgctcctcctccttctcccagaTCTCCTCCCTCCTGGCCCCAAAGCTCCTGGACTCCTCAGCCAGAATGGAGCTAGGCCCCGGCCCCATGAAGCAGGGTCCCTTCGTCtacgccgccgccaccgccttcTGGCCCAAGACCTCCGGACCGGTCCCCATCCAGCTCCCCTCGGCACTCaccctgctccccccctccttcacctccctctGCCTGCCCGCGCAGAACTGGTGCGCAAAGTGCAACGCGTCCTTCCGCATGACGTCGGACCTGGTGTACCACATGCGCTCGCACCACAAGAAGGAGTTCGCCGTGGAGCCGCTGGTGCGGCGGCGGCGCGAGGAGAAGCTCCGGTGTCCGATCTGCAACGAGGCGTTCCGCGAGCGGCATCACCTGTCGCGTCACATGACGTCGCATAACTGA
- the fgf5 gene encoding fibroblast growth factor 5 isoform X2, with product MMRVPFYILTVAHLIRAAAAGTERFGSGRRTCRLYCRVGIGFHLQIHPDGRVNGSHEANHLSVVELFAMSQGVVGIRGVSSRRFLAMNYRGRLHATESFQKDGYNTFSSVVHRGPRTARPWLVALNKRGRAKMGSSPRVKTQHVSAHFLPRATQQPYEERGFKTYKTPQPLPMSKVTARSTSRQGAAQVKYWPKYRWG from the exons ATGATGCGTGTTCCCTTCTATATTCTGACTGTGGCTCACCTGATCCGTGCTGCTGCCGCCGGGACAGAGCGGTTCGGGTCCGGACGCAGGACCTGCAGACTCTACTGCAGAGTCGGCATCGGCTTCCATCTGCAAATCCATCCCGACGGCCGAGTCAACGGGAGTCACGAAGCCAACCACTTAA GTGTTGTGGAGCTTTTCGCCATGTCCCAGGGTGTGGTCGGCATCAGAGGAGTTTCCAGTCGCAGGTTTCTGGCCATGAACTATCGAGGACGCCTCCACGCCACT GAGAGCTTCCAGAAGGACGGCTACAACACCTTCTCGTCTGTGGTCCACCGGGGCCCGCGGACTGCCCGGCCCTGGCTCGTAGCGCTCAACAAGAGAGGGAGGGCCAAGATGGGCTCCAGCCCCCGCGTCAAAACCCAACATGTCTCCGCTCACTTCCTGCCGAGGGCCACCCAGCAGCCCTACGAGGAGCGGGGTTTCAAGACCTACAAAACACCTCAACCACTTCCAATGTCAAAGGTCACGGCCCGGAGCACCTCCAGGCAGGGGGCCGCACAAGTCAAGTACTGGCCCAAGTACCGCTGGGGTTAG
- the fgf5 gene encoding fibroblast growth factor 5 isoform X1, whose protein sequence is MMRVPFYILTVAHLIRAAAAGTERFGSGRRTCRLYCRVGIGFHLQIHPDGRVNGSHEANHLSVVELFAMSQGVVGIRGVSSRRFLAMNYRGRLHATEGFSEDCVFQESFQKDGYNTFSSVVHRGPRTARPWLVALNKRGRAKMGSSPRVKTQHVSAHFLPRATQQPYEERGFKTYKTPQPLPMSKVTARSTSRQGAAQVKYWPKYRWG, encoded by the exons ATGATGCGTGTTCCCTTCTATATTCTGACTGTGGCTCACCTGATCCGTGCTGCTGCCGCCGGGACAGAGCGGTTCGGGTCCGGACGCAGGACCTGCAGACTCTACTGCAGAGTCGGCATCGGCTTCCATCTGCAAATCCATCCCGACGGCCGAGTCAACGGGAGTCACGAAGCCAACCACTTAA GTGTTGTGGAGCTTTTCGCCATGTCCCAGGGTGTGGTCGGCATCAGAGGAGTTTCCAGTCGCAGGTTTCTGGCCATGAACTATCGAGGACGCCTCCACGCCACT GAAGGGTTCTCTGAGGACTGTGTGTTCCAGGAGAGCTTCCAGAAGGACGGCTACAACACCTTCTCGTCTGTGGTCCACCGGGGCCCGCGGACTGCCCGGCCCTGGCTCGTAGCGCTCAACAAGAGAGGGAGGGCCAAGATGGGCTCCAGCCCCCGCGTCAAAACCCAACATGTCTCCGCTCACTTCCTGCCGAGGGCCACCCAGCAGCCCTACGAGGAGCGGGGTTTCAAGACCTACAAAACACCTCAACCACTTCCAATGTCAAAGGTCACGGCCCGGAGCACCTCCAGGCAGGGGGCCGCACAAGTCAAGTACTGGCCCAAGTACCGCTGGGGTTAG
- the bmp3 gene encoding bone morphogenetic protein 3, translating to MAVSFGLAVLWLYGWSYLCVGDCAMLKDNLASKRLSEFTQKSNKLHGRDVLSQQDTMTEHMQMLYAKYNQAGFPFKDGNTVRSFKARWGTVKQKELQLFNLTSLTKSEAVLSATLHYYIGDLQDPAPQGCARPRSCSRPRARTQNPVQMVVWTFASVNNHTRTLGHFLVNVSTLNRDIISWQWKDVTRVVNQAKHHDELLIGIQVTSRGQGPWKTLLPERPPYILVYANDSAISEPESVVSTLQRHHAVVGEASLAPGFHQLGLNVLNNTAWQRVERRRRRSVNTLLPLQNNELPGPEYPFKTPTWDDPGPYDPLDAKPDRRPRKKSRKNQRNKMPLLQFDEHTIKKARKKQWVEPRNCARRYLKVDFADIGWSEWIISPKSFDAYFCSGSCQFPMPKGLKPSNHATIQSIVRAVGVVPGIPEPCCVPEKMSPLSILFFDQDKNVVLKVYPNMTVDSCACR from the exons ATGGCAGTCTCCTTTGGCCTTGCGGTCCTCTGGCTGTACGGATGGAGTTATCTTTGCGTTGGAGACTGCGCGATGCTGAAAGACAACCTCGCCTCGAAAAGACTATCGGAGTTCACACAAAAGTCGAATAAACTCCACGGCAGAGATGTGCTCTCACAACAGGACACGATGACCGAGCACATGCAGATGCTCTACGCAAAGTACAACCAGGCTGGCTTCCCGTTCAAAGACGGAAACACGGTCCGCAGCTTCAAAGCGCGCTGGG GAACCGTGAAGCAGAAAGAGCTTCAGCTCTTCAACCTCACATCCCTGACCAAGTCCGAGGCCGTCCTGTCAGCCACACTGCACTACTACATTGGAGACCTCCAGGACCCTGCCCCCCAGGGCTGTGCCCGGCCCCGGAGCTGCAGCCGCCCGCGGGCCCGCACACAGAACCCCGTCCAGATGGTAGTCTGGACCTTTGCCTCGGTCAACAACCACACCAGGACCCTGGGCCACTTCTTGGTCAACGTGTCAACGCTAAACCGGGACATCATCTCGTGGCAGTGGAAGGATGTGACGCGTGTGGTCAACCAGGCCAAGCACCACGACGAGCTGCTCATCGGCATCCAGGTGACCTCGCGGGGCCAGGGGCCCTGGAAGACGCTCCTCCCCGAGCGGCCGCCCTACATCCTGGTGTATGCCAACGACTCGGCCATCTCGGAGCCCGAGAGCGTGGTGAGCACGCTGCAGCGGCACCATGCTGTGGTAGGCGAGGCCTCACTGGCGCCCGGCTTCCACCAACTGGGATTAAACGTTCTTAATAACACCGCCTGGCAGCGGGTGGAGAGGAGGCGTAGGCGCTCGGTGAACACGCTGCTACCCCTGCAGAACAACGAGCTGCCCGGACCCGAGTACCCTTTCAAGACCCCCACCTGGGACGACCCCGGCCCCTACGACCCCCTGGATGCCAAGCCAGACCGCCGGCCGCGGAAAAAGTCACGTAAGAACCAGAGAAACAAGATGCCCCTGCTGCAGTTTGATGAGCACACCATCAAGAAGGCCCGGAAGAAGCAGTGGGTGGAGCCCAGGAACTGCGCGCGCAGGTACCTGAAGGTGGACTTTGCTGACATCGGCTGGAGTGAATGGATTATTTCTCCCAAATCCTTTGATGCCTACTTCTGCTCAGGGTCGTGCCAGTTCCCCATGCCCAAG GGCCTGAAGCCGTCGAACCACGCCACCATCCAAAGCATCGTGCGGGCGGTGGGCGTGGTCCCGGGCATCCCCGAGCCCTGCTGCGTACCGGAGAAGATGTCGCCCCTCAGCATCCTCTTCTTCGACCAGGATAAGAATGTTGTGCTCAAGGTCTACCCCAACATGACCGTGGACTCCTGCGCCTGCAGATAG